The Ornithorhynchus anatinus isolate Pmale09 chromosome X2, mOrnAna1.pri.v4, whole genome shotgun sequence genome window below encodes:
- the LOC114807306 gene encoding titin-like → MSPSAISSQQDRGSIFEESSLMPIQPIRMSGQSHKDVEVSLLSKLNQEDRVFQVNVTTPIKIPTLPAENSSLELKVQIQVEVVQSDQENNLPGDFPAWGEPHEQSSSLQHTLMPENGALTATQNSGAQARNMPLSSVQRPAEEPQHHEDWGAQPVLPLSALSERKPVALDSTLQELQPEKKVLLPFTLPKTPSCLEDSCPEDQQKTTSLGLVPLVSNSQASQSASSTTLCPHCQILPSSTKENMENNLQEPTSGYQLASDQPTPRKYVRFSIPETTIHISVTRENENQPVRKAGVELVPSTKCSLEPLAKNDSQVPSLRNNPEKIPVHGKQPVEGDEQLDPKRKLLLSIPETRGPPSTASEEEEETRPFFKARKTLVPSAKGSMESLVKNNPQLPTPRNNPEKMPVYGKQTVESDDPTPKKKLLLSVPETRDHTSTASEEEKETRRVFKAKKTLVPAAKGSMESLAKNNPQLPTPRNNPEKIPVNGKQPVEGDGQLDPKRKLLLSIPGTRGPPSTASKKEEEMQPAFKARKTLMPSAKCSKDSLAKNNPQLPNPRNNPEKIPVHGKQSVEGDEQLDPKKKLLLSVLDTRDPTSTANEEETRPISKTRKTLLPSAKRSPEPQVKNSSRMPIPKDKPEKIPVDRKQPVKDEDQLSTWKKFLWGVPETGRQPFTASKKDDKTQPVSKARKSLVPSAQRSTEPQAKNKPQVSIPKDKPEKNPVDRKQPVEGEDQLNTWEKFLWGVPETGRHTSTPCKKKDKTQPVSKARKTLVPSAKCSIEPQVKNSPQVSIPKDKPEKIPVDRKQPVEGEDQLNTWEKFLWGVPETGRHTSTPCKKKDKTQPVSKARKTLVPSAQRSTEPQAKNSPQVPIPKDKQEKIPVDRKQPVKDEDQLSTWKKFLWGVPETGHQPSTASKKDDKTQPVSKARKTLVPSAQRSTEPRAKNKPQVSIPKDKPEKNPVDRKQPVEGEDQLNTWEKFLWGVPETGRHTSTPCKKKDKTQPVSKARKTLVPSAKRSIEPQVKNSPQVSIPKDKPEKIPVDRKQPVEGEDQLNTWEKFLWGVPETGRHTSTPCKKKDKTQPVSKARKTLVPSAQRSTEPQAKNSPQVPIPKDKQEKIPVDRKQPVKDEDQLSTWKKFLWGVPETERQPSTASKDDKTQPVSKARKTLVPSAQCSTEPQAKNKPQVSIPKDKLEKRPIYRKQPVERFDQPPPKKKRLLSVPETKSSSPTASKKKGETRPVPNGRELLVPSAKCSTEPQAKNDSPVSIWKFNPEMMPVYKTQPLVYSDRPHSWKKLLLIIPETTGNTPTASEKEEETQPASKDDSAQPATTHHSHHHTELDADATPDLNGHRKANM, encoded by the exons ATGAGCCCATCAGCAATCTCCTCCCAACAGGACCGAGGGAGCATTTTCGAGGAGTCATCCTTGATGCCGATCCAGCCCATTCGCATGTCTGGACAGAGTCACAAGGATGTTGAGGTCAGTTTGCTCAGTAAACTCAATCAAGAAGATAGAGTCTTCCAGGTGAATGTGACCACTCCCATCAAAATCCCAACCTTGCCTGCTGAAAACTCCTCCTTGGAACTAAAGGTCCAGATTCAAGTTGAGGTAGTCCAGTCAGACCAAGAGAACAATCTGCCTGGTGATTTCCCAGCCTGGGGGGAACCCCATGAGCAGAGTTCCTCCCTGCAGCACACCTTGATGCCTGAGAATGGTGCTCTAACTGCAACCCAGAACTCAGGAGCCCAGGCCAGAAATATGCCATTATCATCGGTCCAAAGGCCAGCTGAGGAACCCCAGCATCATGAGGATTGGGGGGCCCAGCCAGTCTTGCCGTTATCTGCACTTTCTGAGAGGAAACCAGTGGCCCTGGACAGCACTCTCCAAGAACTTCAGCCAGAGAAAAAGGTATTGCTTCCATTCACACTGCCTAagactccttcctgcctggaggaCTCTTGCCCAGAAGACCAACAGAAAACCACCTCACTGGGACTGGTTCCTCTAGTCAGCAACTCCCAGGCCTCTCAATCCGCCTCTTCAACTACTCTGTGTCCCCATTGCCAAATATTACCTTCAAGCACTAAGGAGAACATGGAGAATAATCTCCAGGAGCCGACCAGTGGTTACCAGCTGGCCAGTGACCAACCGACCCCCAGAAAATATGTCCGATTTAGTATCCCAGAGACCACAATACACATCTCTGTGACCAGAGAAAATGAGAATCAACCTGTCCGTAAGGCAGGAGTGGAATTAGTGCCCTCTACCAAATGCAGCTTGGAGCCTCTGGCGAAGAATGATTCCCAGGTACCAAGTCTGAGAAATAACCCAGAAAAGATCCCAGTTCATGGAAAACAGCCAGTGGAGGGTGATGAGCAGCTAGACCCCAAGAGGAAACTCCTTTTGAGCATCCCAGAGACCAGAGGTCCTCCCTCCACAgccagcgaggaggaggaggaaacgcgACCTTTCTTTAAGGCAAGAAAGACACTAGTGCCCTCTGCCAAAGGCAGCATGGAGTCTCTGGTGAAGAATAATCCCCAATTGCCAACTCCAAGAAATAACCCAGAGAAGATGCCAGTTTATGGAAAACAGACAGTGGAGAGTGATGACCCAACCCCAAAGAAGAAGCTTCTTTTGAGTGTCCCAGAGACCAGAGATCACACCTCCACAgccagtgaggaggagaaggaaacacGACGTGTCTTTAAGGCAAAAAAGACACTAGTGCCCGCTGCCAAAGGCAGCATGGAGTCTCTGGCGAAGAATAATCCCCAATTGCCAACTCCAAGAAATAACCCAGAGAAGATCCCAGTTAATGGAAAACAGCCAGTGGAGGGTGATGGGCAGCTGGACCCCAAGAGGAAACTCCTTTTGAGCATCCCGGGGACCAGAGGTCCTCCCTCCACAGCCagcaagaaagaggaggaaatgcaaCCTGCCTTTAAGGCAAGAAAGACACTCATGCCCTCTGCCAAATGCAGCAAGGATTCGCTAGCGAAGAATAATCCCCAATTGCCAAATCCAAGAAATAACCCAGAGAAGATCCCAGTTCATGGAAAACAGTCAGTAGAGGGTGATGAGCAACTGGACCCCAAGAAGAAGCTTCTTTTGAGTGTCCTGGACACCAGAGATCCCACCTCCACAGCCAATGAGGAGGAAACTCGACCTATCTCTAAGACAAGGAAGACACTCCTACCCTCTGCCAAACGCAGCCCTGAGCCTCAGGTGAAGAACAGCTCCCGGATGCCTATTCCAAAAGATAAGCCAGAGAAGATCCCAGTTGACAGAAAACAACCAGTGAAGGATGAAGAccagctgagcacttggaagaagttCCTCTGGGGTGTCCCAGAAACCGGACGCCAGCCCTTCACAGCCAGCAAGAAGGACGATAAAACTCAACCTGTCTCTAAGGCAAGAAAATCACTTGTGCCCTCTGCCCAACGCAGCACTGAGCCTCAGGCGAAGAACAAGCCCCAGGTGTCTATTCCAAAAGATAAGCCGGAGAAGAACCCAGTTGACAGAAAACAGCCAGTGGAGGGTGAAGACcagctgaacacttgggagaagttCCTTTGGGGTGTCCCAGAAACCGGACGCCACACCTCCACTCCCTGCAAGAAGAAGGATAAAACTCAACCTGTCTCTAAGGCAAGAAAGACACTTGTGCCCTCTGCCAAATGCAGCATTGAGCCTCAGGTGAAGAACAGCCCCCAGGTGTCTATTCCAAAAGATAAGCCGGAGAAGATCCCAGTTGACAGAAAACAGCCAGTGGAGGGTGAAGACcagctgaacacttgggagaagttCCTTTGGGGTGTCCCAGAAACTGGACGTCACACCTCCACTCCCTGCAAGAAGAAGGATAAAACTCAACCTGTCTCTAAGGCAAGAAAGACACTCGTGCCCTCTGCCCAACGCAGCACTGAGCCTCAGGCGAAGAACAGCCCCCAGGTACCTATTCCAAAAGATAAGCAAGAGAAGATCCCAGTTGACAGAAAACAGCCAGTGAAGGATGAAGAccagctgagcacttggaagaagttCCTCTGGGGTGTCCCAGAAACTGGACACCAACCCTCCACAGCCAGCAAGAAGGATGATAAAACTCAACCTGTCTCTAAGGCAAGAAAGACACTCGTGCCCTCTGCCCAACGCAGCACTGAGCCTCGGGCGAAGAACAAGCCCCAGGTGTCTATTCCAAAAGATAAGCCGGAGAAGAACCCAGTTGACAGAAAACAGCCAGTGGAGGGTGAAGACcagctgaacacttgggagaagttCCTTTGGGGTGTCCCAGAAACCGGACGCCACACCTCCACTCCCTGCAAGAAGAAGGATAAAACTCAACCTGTCTCTAAGGCAAGAAAGACACTTGTGCCCTCTGCCAAACGCAGCATTGAGCCTCAGGTGAAGAACAGCCCCCAGGTGTCTATTCCAAAAGATAAGCCGGAGAAGATCCCAGTTGACAGAAAACAGCCAGTGGAGGGTGAAGACcagctgaacacttgggagaagttCCTTTGGGGTGTCCCAGAAACTGGACGTCACACCTCCACTCCCTGCAAGAAGAAGGATAAAACTCAACCTGTCTCTAAGGCAAGAAAGACACTCGTGCCCTCTGCCCAACGCAGCACTGAGCCTCAGGCGAAGAACAGCCCCCAGGTACCTATTCCAAAAGATAAGCAAGAGAAGATCCCAGTTGACAGAAAACAGCCAGTGAAGGATGAAGAccagctgagcacttggaagaagttCCTCTGGGGTGTCCCAGAAACCGAACGCCAACCCTCCACAGCCAGCAAGGACGATAAAACTCAACCTGTCTCTAAGGCAAGAAAGACACTCGTGCCCTCTGCCCAATGCAGCACTGAGCCTCAGGCGAAGAACAAGCCCCAGGTGTCTATTCCAAAAGATAAGCTGGAGAAAAGGCCAATCTACAGAAAACAGCCCGTGGAGAGGTTTGACCAGCCTCCCCCCAAGAAGAAACGCCTGTTGAGTGTCCCAGAAACCAAAAGTAGCTCCCCCACAGCCAGCAAGAAAAAAGGGGAGACTCGACCTGTCCCTAATGGGAGAGAGTTGCTGGTTCCCTCTGCCAAGTGCAGCACTGAGCCTCAGGCAAAGAATGATTCCCCAGTGTCCATTTGGAAATTTAACCCAGAGATGATGCCAGTCTATAAAACACAGCCCTTGGTGTATAGTGACCGCCCGCACTCCTGGAAGAAGCTCCTACTGATTATCCCAGAGACCACCGGCAACACCCCCACAGCCAgcgaaaaggaggaggagactcAACCTGCCTCTAAg GATGACAGTGCCCAGCCAGCAACCACCCATCACAGCCACCACCACACAGAGCTGGATGCCGATGCCACTCCGGACCTGAACGGACACCGGAAGGCGAATATGTGA